GAAATGAACGAATTTCTCCGCCGCCGGCCATCACTGGCGGCGGTTTGTTTCCATCACCCGCAGAACGAACTCGCAGCCCGTGCCCATCCTACGCGATTTGCAGGGCGATCCTGACCCTGTCTTACGGTGTCGCGGTCAAATCGATCCGTGATGAGCCGAGCGTGCCGGAAACCTGATCTCGCCGATCATCGCTTGCGGACGAACTCGGTACGCAGGACCAAGCCCTTGATCGCGTCATGGCGGCAGTCGATCTCCTCCGGATTGTCGGTGAGCCGGATCGACCTGATGACAGTCCCCTGTTTGAGCGTCTGGCCGGCGCCCTTCACCTTCAGGTCCTTGATCAGGACGACGGAATCTCCGTCTGCCAGAACATTGCCGGATGCGTCGCGGACCTCCGCAGCTTTCGCAGCCTCCGCGGCGATTTCCGAAGCCGGTCGCCATTCGCCGGTCACCTCGTCGTAGACGTAGTCGTCGTTTTGGTCGCTCATATCTGCCCTGTCGCTCGTGTGTTGATCAATTGCTTCGGATGCCGTCATGCAATCAGCATGGATGGCTAAACCCATTTGCGCCCTCTATCCCGGATGGGTCATGAAATCAAATCGCGCCCAGCGTAGCGGAACCGGCGGACAATTGCGGCAGCTACGGAGAGCTCCCATTCATCGGCTTCTATGTGCCGATCTCAGCGTTCTGTTGATTTGTTACGGTCGTTACATTAATACTGAACAATGACCTCCTCATCCTGGCTCCTCATGACCTACAAAGTCCCGTCCGAACCGGCCGCCAAGCGCATCGCGCTGTGGCGCCGCTTAAAAGGCATGGGCGCCGTTTATCTGCAGAACGGGGTTTGTCTGCTGCCGAAGACGGACGATCACGTCCGCCGTCTGAAGATACTGGAAAACGACGTCTCCGAAATGGGCGGCGAAGCGGTGATCCTCGAGACGGTGGCGCTTGATCGTGCGCAGGAAGACAAGGTCGTCAGCCGGTTCACCGCGGACCGCGACGAGCAGTACCGCGAGTTTCTGGGACGCTGCGCGGATTTCGAGAAAGAGATCGCCAAGGAGATTGCGATCGATAAATTCACCTATGCCGAACTCGAGGAAGAAGACACCGACCTGAAGAAGCTGC
The genomic region above belongs to Sinorhizobium mexicanum and contains:
- a CDS encoding alkylphosphonate utilization protein; this translates as MSDQNDDYVYDEVTGEWRPASEIAAEAAKAAEVRDASGNVLADGDSVVLIKDLKVKGAGQTLKQGTVIRSIRLTDNPEEIDCRHDAIKGLVLRTEFVRKR
- a CDS encoding Chromate resistance protein ChrB, with amino-acid sequence MTSSSWLLMTYKVPSEPAAKRIALWRRLKGMGAVYLQNGVCLLPKTDDHVRRLKILENDVSEMGGEAVILETVALDRAQEDKVVSRFTADRDEQYREFLGRCADFEKEIAKEIAIDKFTYAELEEEDTDLKKLQGWLEKIRKLDFYGAPLAEEAAARLRVCEELLDSYAQRVFAAHDENR